A single Macaca mulatta isolate MMU2019108-1 chromosome 15, T2T-MMU8v2.0, whole genome shotgun sequence DNA region contains:
- the LOC694631 gene encoding interferon alpha-1/13, protein MALPFALLMALVVLSCKSSCSLGCDLPETHSLDNRRTMMLLKQMSRISPSSCLMDRHDFGFPQQEFDGNQFQKAPAISVLHELIQQTFNLFTTKDSSAAWDEDLLDKFCAELYQQLNDLEACVMQQERVGETPLMNADSTLAVKKYFRRITLYLTEKKYSPCAWEVIRAEIMRSFSLSTNLQERLRRKE, encoded by the coding sequence ATGGCATTGCCCTTTGCTTTACTGATGGCCCTGGTGGTGCTCAGCTGCAAGTCAAGCTGCTCTCTGGGCTGTGATCTGCCTGAGACCCACAGCCTGGATAACAGAAGGACCATGATGCTCCTGAAACAAATGAGCAGAAtctctccttcctcctgtctGATGGACAGACATGACTTTGGATTTCCCCAGCAGGAGTTTGATGGCAACCAGTTCCAGAAGGCTCCAGCCATCTCTGTCCTCCATGAGCTGATCCAGCAGACCTTCAACCTCTTTACCACAAAAGACTCATCTGCTGCTTGGGATGAGGACCTCCTAGACAAATTCTGCGCTGAACTCTACCAGCAGCTGAATGACTTGGAAGCCTGTGTCATGCAGCAGGAGAGGGTGGGAGAAACTCCCCTGATGAATGCGGACTCCACCTTGGCTGTGAAGAAATACTTCCGAAGAATCACTCTCTATCTGACAGAGAAGAAATACAGcccttgtgcctgggaggttATCAGAGCAGAAATCATGAGATCCTTCTCTTTATCAACAAACTTGCAAGAAAGATTAAGGAGGAAGGAATAA
- the LOC106995851 gene encoding interferon alpha-6 gives MALPFALLMALVVLSCKSSCSLGCDLPQTHSLGHRRTMMLLVQMRRISLFSCLKDRHDFRFPQEEFDGNQFQKAQAISVLHEVIQQTYNLFSTKDSSAAWDEMLLDKLYTELYQQLNDLEACVMQEAWVGETPLMNEDSILAVRKYFQRITLYLTEKKYSPCAWEVVRAEIMRSFSSSRNLQERLRRKE, from the coding sequence ATGGCCTTGCCTTTTGCTTTACTCATGGCCCTGGTGGTGCTCAGCTGCAAGTCAAGTTGCTCTCTGGGCTGTGATCTGCCTCAGACCCACAGCCTGGGTCACAGGAGGACCATGATGCTCCTGGTACAAATGAGAAGaatctctcttttctcctgtctGAAGGACAGACACGACTTCAGATTTCCCCAGGAGGAGTTTGATGGCAACCAGTTCCAGAAGGCTCAAGCTATCTCTGTCCTCCATGAGGTGATTCAGCAGACCTACAACCTCTTCAGCACAAAGGACTCATCTGCTGCTTGGGATGAAATGCTTCTAGACAAACTCTACACTGAACTTTACCAGCAGCTGAATGACCTGGAAGCCTGTGTGATGCAGGAGGCGTGGGTGGGAGAGACTCCCCTGATGAATGAGGACTCCATCCTGGCTGTGAGAAAATACTTCCAAAGAATCACTCTCTACCTGACAGAGAAGAAATACAGCCCTTGTGCATGGGAGGTTGTCAGAGCAGAAATCATGAGATCCTTCTCTTCATCAAGAAACTTGCAAGAAAGATTAAGGAGGAAGGAATAA